A region of the Apium graveolens cultivar Ventura chromosome 6, ASM990537v1, whole genome shotgun sequence genome:
CCCCCGCCAATACCGAAAATTATAATAAACTCAAACAAGCATGCACTCCGCACTCTCCCGACTTGTATGATGAAATATTACAATCACATTGGTCAACTAGTTAATCCGATTACACTAAAATATCTAACACCCATCAGCCCCAAAAGTATGAAGTCATACCTTTTGCCCCCTATAATATTAAGTATAGTACCTTTTAACTCTTTTTCGCTCCAAAACGACATATCGGTGAATATTGGAGGGTAAAATCGACTTTTACTAAGGAAAAGGGTTCAAAGGTATGAAGATGGATACTATAGAGGTAAAAATGTATGACTTCATACAGTTGGGAATATCATTTTCAGCAGCAAAATATTGTGGGCAGCATTGTAATTTTTTCCTCCTAGATGATTACAGTCGCATTATGTGGGTGTTCTTTCTCAAAACTAAGGATGAATCATTCAAGGCATTTAAATTATTCCGCGTAAGTCGTGATGTAAGCTTTGAAGAAACAAAATCTTGGCCTTGGAATAGACCTGCAACGGTAGCAGAAAAATCTGAAGAAACAATGTTGATGAAGGCTCCGATAATCCACTCCCTCATTGATACAATTTCGAGGAATACAAATAAGAGCTGTCAATTGGTGTTCCGCAGCCAACTTTAAGTAAATGATCTACAAATATAGTCCAACAAACCACAATTTCTTGCACCAATCACCAGAAGATTAAAGACCCCAATACCGAAAAACTTTATACCGACCAATTAATAATTTCTGTGTATTGCCTGAAAGATTCCATTATAACATCATTAgaaacacatacacacacacagaCTTCAAAATGCTGATTATCCAACAGCTCAACAAAACTAAATAGCAAATCAAGATTGTAACTTTAATTTCTTTTCAACACAAAAACACTAGTCAGATGCACATATGATGTAAAATCTTTGCAACTCAAAGCTTTGTAGTTAAATGCTTGAATACATGTGTGTTAGTGTCCtttgtaatttctttttcaaCATCCGGCAAGAACAGAACCACTGTGTAGCTCCAGCCTCTAGGCAAATCATGACAATTCTTGAAATAGAGGTGGAGTTGCGTGTAAACTATATTTCTTCTATGTTGTAAGAGAATGCCATTCTTTCTTTTGTTCTATTCCATCCTCCATTTTACGACTGTGTTCTATCCCAATCAACTTGATCTTGTGTTACCTTAAATTTATGAATTCAGGGGTGCATATAGTTGCGAGTGCATATATAGTTGTGATTCTTAAGGTATTATGTGATTGCTCATCCCTCGCTTTTCCCAATCCCATCCCCGAGGTTGGGGGTGTCAAGTGTGCGTGATGAAGTGGGGGAAGTCGGATCAAATTTACATAAACAGATCATTGCGTAGATATGATAGTCATCATCTATAAGTGCAACTTTAGCTCGAGGTTATGCATATAGTTGTCAACTTGTCATGGACTGCATGAAGATGGGCTTGGTGATGAAACAGATGCAATGGATATCCAACATAGTAATAAAACCTGTAATGTAGAAGATTTGAACCATACATAGTAATAGGATCGTACTGTGTTTTCTTTGTGCATCATACATAGTTTGAAATAAAACCATACATAGAATGTAGAAACTTCAGCAACTCGAAACGCGCTGTTGTAATTTTGACACCTATGTCAGCTCCGGTTTACTCAGGAGCCCTTCCCCGAATCTTGGTAAGCAGTAACCTTCTTTCCTTTGCTCCCGTGTTGCCAGTTAGATGTTGCGAGAATACGCTGAATCGCCTTCATTCCCAATGGATTGTTGTTGCTCTATTTCACAACACGAATGTGATACGTGAGCAACTTAGACAAACAAATTAAAGGACTGAAGTTCTAAAGAGAGCCTTACTGCATCACTACAATCAATATAGTTTGAGATGTATGAAATCATACCTTTTGACCCCTATAGTATCCGTCTTCATATCTTTTAACCCTTTTTTTTAGTAAAAGTCGATTTTACCCTCCGATATTCACCGATATGTCGTTTTGGAGCAAAAAAGGGTTAAAAAGTACGATACTTAATACTACAAGGGTCAAAAGGTATGACTTCATACTTTTGGGGCTAATGGGTATAATGGCTCATACTTTAGGCCAAAAGGTCATTAAGCCTAGCTTGTCTGGTGGTAGGGAATACTACAAATAGCATGCTGCAAATAAGCCAATTCCTACTGGAACGATATTGAGTACCTCCAGTGTTTCACGGCCAGGCATTGGGCAAAAGCAACTCAAAACGTTGTTATCCCTCATCGCAGACAGCCACAAAAACCAGCACAGATAGTATGGCATGAACCCAATCTATAGTTCTCAACCTATATTTCCTAAGGTGAGGGAGCCCTGAGCTCTCTGCTGTGGGGTAATCAAACAGCCACATTCCTTTGAATGTCGCGAAGCCATAAAAAACGTTCCCATCAGCTGACTTGTAGCTGTCAGTAAAACAGGCGAGTATGCAGGAGGCAGCCAGGAAGAcgaggaggaagaaggtggctGGGCGAATCGCGGAGTCACACGAGCCGTTGTTGGTGAAGATTGGGACAAGTATCTGGAAAGCCAAGAGGGTGCCAGTTGGAAGAAGGTTGGCTAAATTTGCCATGCTTGTTAGGCTCTGAGATATCGCATGGCAATGGTTGTGCTGGAATTCCGGAGATAATATCGTCGACAATTGCAGTGGTGGAAGTTAGCGGTTGCCTAGGGCGGAGTGACATGTTTCAGAGGATGCTAGGAGATGGATCAGGATTGGAAATGTTGGAGACAGTGAATGATATGGTTAAATGTGAAGGATGAAGAATGGCTTGGCGTATGGGGATAATTGAACCCTATTGTGTAGTGGTGAGATCTAGTTTTCTAAGCAATGTAAATGTAATTATAACATAACTTGGACGGCATTAAGAGTTTGTATGGTGGGAGTTTCTTGCTTGAGTTATTGCATTTCTCAAGTTTTTGGTGTAAACGTTGCAaaacacaaaatataaataacaacAGTTTCATATTAGATTGGACGggtaaaaaatattaattaacaATATTAGTGTCATTAGAAAAGTAGATTGATCCAAAAACTGGGGAGTCTTCAGTTTTTTTGCTTTTAATTATATTTTCAATGAAGATGAAAAGATTTTTTTCTCGATCAGGCAAAAGAATTGATCAACAAGATCGGATAAATCCGGGACTAGCTCTAGATTAACCCTCCAAAAAATAGGAGCAAATTATCACTAATCAGGATCAGCCCAAAACGATTGAGTAATATTAAGACATGCTCTTTCTTGTCCTCTTGTAGTTATGCATAAGCTCTGGTTATTTGTCAAAATAATTCAatatttcaattattatttttttgaaaaatacggATAAATTTGCATATCATGTTACCCGACTGTTGCATAACAGGAATTGAATAAGAACCGTacttttacaaaaaaaaaaaaaaatgcaACTTTGgggtatttttgaaaaaaaatctcTTGAAGTTTTTCCTATGGCCTAATTATGGATTAGAAGACTAAGAATACTGAATGGGTAATATGAGTTATAGCTTCATTGTCCTGTTTAAGAAGCTAAATACATGTTCATTACATTTTACGTACATAATGGAAA
Encoded here:
- the LOC141667688 gene encoding protein DMP3-like, with amino-acid sequence MANLANLLPTGTLLAFQILVPIFTNNGSCDSAIRPATFFLLVFLAASCILACFTDSYKSADGNVFYGFATFKGMWLFDYPTAESSGLPHLRKYRLRTIDWVHAILSVLVFVAVCDEG